The region TAGTAATCTAGAGCACAATCTGTCTGTTAATCCCAAAGGATTTCGATTTGCAATTAGAAAACAAACGCTGCTAATTTCAGATAAACACAGATTGACAGGCAAAGTTCAACTGAGTTATTTGGACATATacagcatagttaaaaaaataataataattgttaCCCATTAAGCTTAGTGAAGGAGAGTAagcttattatatttttttttatggccttACTGGGGTATGTCAGGGTGAACCGTTCAAGGGATGTGTACTAGAGTGTTGTAGTGAGACAAAGTACGGTCATTTTTCAGCTGTTTGTCAGCAAAAATTAGATGATGCTCATCAAAATTAATGCCTATAAGAAAATACCttgattataaataatatattcataaaaaaaataggggaaaatcaAATAGCATTTTTCTTCAGATAGAGCTAATGCAAAAATTTTGTCAAGGTATCGGTTATCCAAAACACATTCTGTGAAAATTTTCGATTGAATTGTACCCTTTCACGATGCTtggtttaattggaataaaacGAGCAGACAATCTTatttttcaggaatgaataaaTCTCAGATGGAGCCAGAGGttacaaaaatgttttcattttgatgtctcTGTAACTTCAAATATTGTTTGTAGTAATGCAAACGTTTTATGTGACATTTTTGGCAAACTTAGATtcatgggaaaaaataaattaaatttaacataCTTTATCAATTGGTTTTGTTTGTTATCTACTTCTTACTTGGTTGAGAATATGCAtatcaatttgatttttttttttcaaaatgcattGTATCTAGATTGCTATTTCATGCAATTATTGAGAAGGTTGAGCTTTCGATAGCTGATTTGTTTGTGCTGTATTTTAACTCCTAAAACATCCTTAATTGTTCAAACAAATACTCGCTAAATTAAGTccgaaaacagaaaaaaattcttgttaatttcactgcaaaatttatgctttgcaaaataatattttttaatttaccaaaattaaagcttaaattctatCTAAAATAGTCGGTCTTGCTAGTCCTATGCCATCTCTAACGTTAAGCTTAGAACTTGACTTAAAATATGAAAGACTCAATTCAATGCAGCATTGTTATAAAATAATAGTTCTCCGGCGGATAGATGAACCCATGATTGTCAGGTGTAATGAACATAAGAACCAACTCTTCAATACGAACAAAAAAGTAAGTACATAAATTTACTATTTATTACATAGAATTatttacgaaataatttctcatgaataaaattaaaattttaactacAAATCTAAACAAATTTCTATGCTGGCGCTTAAGCAATTGAGTTACCAGATTTTATAATTGAGTTAAAATTGTAGAAACGATTGACTATAATAAGAATGATCATGTTTagtgaaaattgaaaggaataataaaagaagtatttttattaggtCTTTTGTTATTATTGCTGCTTCAAGAAACTGCTAAGAAGCTTTTAGGGTCACTTAGATGCTCCTTGCCGAATAATAAAAGTTCCACTGAACAAGGGTTCAGAACAAGGGAACAAGGGTACAGATACGGAGATACCATCCTTTCCGGAAAAGAGGGGCGGGCGCAGAGTCTTAACAGGACTAAAATCAACAAGTTATATGGGAATATGAGGAATTGTAGGTTGAATCATATAAAACTTGAACATTTCAGTCGAGAGGTAGGGGGCACTTTCACAAAGGCCCCCTTACGTAAATACCTATATTCGTATAACGAAAATATAGTACAATGATGTCAATTCACTTGAATACTAAAatttctatattatatatacaacGCAGTAAGAGATAAATTGCAAGTGGTGGGAGGGGgtgaaaatattcatttaataaGAAAAGTCAATCAGATTCTTACTAGCAAATTGCACTAATATTCTATTTTGTACTTCGAAGATTACAAGATGTTAACTTCACGAAATACAATCATATCTAAGTTCACATTCGTGCTTTCATCCAGTTTTCCGTCGACGGAACTGATTTGCTGAGAGTTCGCTTCCCGGCAATTGGGTATACTCATATCTATCTTGCTAGTGACTGCCTGGTGAATTTGCTCGAGTCCTAGTATTTTCCTCCAAGCCATCTGAAACTGCATAAATTCAAATGAATACATCTCTGCATATATGCCAATACATTCCATGCATGGAGGTTGTGATTGACATTATATTATCCtgagaaaaataatttctggaaCCACAATGACTAAGCATAAGTAAACGAAAAAACGCAACGAAGAAAGGAAGTGACCTTTAGTATTTTTCGCAAAATCACATTTTACTATCAAATTGAATCTCTGAGAGTACCTTGCCTGGAAAGtgatcagcattaaaaaaaaatccttatacAAAATAAACTCCGAATTAAGAATCTAATTTTTCATTCAatatcggattttttttttattcagccaCCTTTTCATCATGGCTTGAGGAGGGGTCTTTTTTATCTCagtgtttatttttaaggtttatCTTTTTATACTGCAGCCTTGATAGGGAAAAACTGTTAGATAAATGtagtatttataaaattaaattatagaataaaatgaacaattaaaaacaatgtCAGATAATCTCCGTTCAACGAGCAtagataaacaaacaaaatgctTAAATCTTAGCAAGGGACAACATTTTACCAAAACTCACATGCAAAACTCACCCAATGCCTAACTGAATCACAAATACCTAAAACCCATaggcaaaacaataaaaacctaATCTAATCCTCAGTTTTTGgacgtttaaaatttttataatgttggaaaattaaaagaaagaactatGAATTCATCCAAACGTGAAACTGCCAAATAACACAAAATGGAAGAACAATCCGAAACAGCTTTGAATAGAAATAATAAACATTGTCATACATGGGAACAAAGACTATAAATGATTCGAAGTGTAACAGAAGGCACTTAAGGAAAAATACTTAGTTATGCTTGAAGAAAACAGATGTAACCAGAATATCCAAAATTGACTTGTAATAGAcgcaagtaaagaaaaaaaaacaatttttatttcctaTTAATCgatttatatgtgtttttttaaggATTGGGTATCGAAATGCaagcaataaaatacaaaaaaacattataatatCAAAAAGGGCATGGTAACAAAGATGAGCACGCAAGGACCATAAAAGATTGCCATGGAATCTGGGACCACATAAAAAGGTACCTTTCACTGGGTCTTTGCAGTAAAccttcttccttctttttttacagatGAAGATTTTAGTGTAAATTTCAATATCTCtcctcctatctataaaaaaacacaagacaaaagaaattgaaaaatcaaaattgtccCTACCTGTGTATTTAAACATCCATAAATGAACGGGTTAAGCAAACCAGAACTCTTAGCAAAAAGTGACGGGACAGTAACTAAAGATGGATAAAGCTGTAGGTGGCTTCCATTACCGAACGTCTCCAATAGAGCTACAATGGCGTAGGGAGACCACGTGAAAAGAAATGAAGCCACCATAAGTCCTATCATCACTGTTATTCTTGTTTGCAATTTTGAGCGGTGAagatttgttttctaaaatgataaaCTCATATAATTTAAAGTTTCGCTGCATTATTAGCTACAGTTTAGCTACATTAATTTTCTTACATAAAATGGCTGACGATGACAAATACATTGATGAGAAAAAAGGGTGAAACCACTTTTTTAAGTCAGTCCCTAATAGTTATGGCAATCAAACTAGTAAGTTTTCAAATGAAGCATGTATCTTCCCCTTCTTTTACAAGCTTTTGAGGCTTTTTGGGGATTAGtgctatttgattttttcctgCTTAGTGCcttatgaataaatcttatatttaataagttaaattaatttttcatttccagACATAATTTTCCTTTGTATCTATGGCAATATCACGAGCAATTGCTTAAATGAGGCACATGTCTTCCCCTTTCTTTACAAGGTTTTGAGACTTTGTGGATTCCTATATCATTTAGTGCCATGTATTTATTTTCTGCGTAGGCATTTAtgaataattcttattttaacaaattaaattatttcttcaattttattttcctgaTCGTAGTTTAAAATATCCTGTATGTGGAATTTTTAAACGGATGTGTATTTAAACTACTCGGATATTAAAATACTCTGTTTCAGCAAGTTAATTTGTGTTTAAATAACATATATTATGTGCAAGTGTTTAATTTAAGTATGTGTCTTCCCCTTTCTTTACTAGCTTTTGAGCCTTTGTGAGAATTAGTGTCATGCGTTTATTTCCTCTTTGTCTTTTATTAATgaatctgattttatttaagagattaaattaatgtttcatttttaaaacttcGTTTTCCTAGTCGGCCtgaaaaaacctgtttcggTATTTTGAATGTTTCGGTAGTATGTTTCGGTATTATGTGCAAGTGTTTAATTTAAGTATGTGTCTTCCTTTTTCTTTACTAGCTTTTGAGCCTTTGTGAGAATTAGTGTCATGTGTTTATTTCCTCTTTGTCTTTTATTAATgaatctgattttatttaagagattaaattaatgttcctgtttttgattttttttttcttcaaaaagttttatttcgaTTATATTCTAGGTTTCTAATGCCATGAAAAATAAGCAAGAAGACATGAATTATTCTATATccgaaaatgaataataaactgAGAAATACAAGTTTATACAGTGAGCATCTTCGTTGATGCTTTAGCCGCAGTAAATAGTACACAATCTTAAAATACGTATATACAATGCGGATACAGAGTTTGACGATTAAGTTACTTCCTACACACACCACTTATTTCAGAACTCATAAGTTCTCAAATAACAAGTTTACCTTAAGaataaaaacctacaaaaatcATAGCACATTTGCAAACGTGATTCGTGAGCGTCACCTACAACTCTACTACCTGTGAAATTTAGTTGCATGTGTTGCTCCGTAACTATAAACCATTTGTCAGAGTTACTACAAAACTCCACAGGTTCTTGAAACCGGAGGTCTAATATTTAAGTAGGGGACGGTAGCCGGGAAACGCGCAAAAGAAACATGCAAGAGAGGCTGCTATGTCCCAAGGGCCGATGGAGAACAGGAATACCTGTATGTTACCTATTGCTTTCATAAGGTAATCTTATATTCTGATACAGTTGGGTACCTACAATTTCTCGGCCGGAATACTAAAAACTTAACGACATAGTGAACCGTCATTTTCTAATGCACGGGATATTTGATCACATTtgcttgaaaaatttgttgtgtGTTCTAAAATACTATTTTAGTGTCTTGGGttgattattttaaattagtaCAACTTTTCATCTGTATTAATTTGGCGGAGAGATAAATTCCTCAGAGCAAAATCGGCTAGCTTATCTCTGATGATATTTGCTGGAAACCAacaattcaatgaaaaatattgctaattaaaatattagctATCATGGAGATTATCTATTATTGTTTCGGGCGTAGAAACAAATTATCCTGCTTGGCCGCATTATCAGCTTTTGAACATTACGTTTGAAATGTTCCTACGACGACTTTTCTAACACGAATTccaactttgttttttttttttttagaaaagaaaaatgcaatTGAGTGCGAAATTGTTGcttaacaatttttattagGATTGGGGAAAAAGATAGAACTAGTAGACCATTTATTAGATAGTAAAACCCCGCGTGTCCCCTAGGTGATAAAGTAAAGTAGGCTAGACATAGATTTCCTCCAGGGATGAGAATCTAGACACAATCTCGATATAACGGGCGCTAACTGTTGCTGGAGCAAACAATCTGAGAAGAAGGACAGAAGTCATCCtacatattttggaaaaatggtgGTAAGTATAGCCAAAATTAGTTGACAAGGTGTCACAGTACTTTATTTAGAAATGTAGCCAAGCTTCAATGGCCTCCAGCACGTGTTCCAAAgaatatcaaattcaaatcaTCCTGATTTCTAAAGTATAAGCTTTATTGTTGTGGATAGGATCATCAATCTTGTAGTAGAGTTAAACAGTTATGCTACAATATTGCTAGTTCAGAAAATGGCATCCCAGGTATCCTTGGACACAAGTTGGGGACAAGTCTGGTCGGAAGACCAGAAactaatttgcgctttactgaaaacaatccttatgTCTATCTATGTAATTTTATTCTCATGGTAtcgaaacaaaggaaaaaatcccATCATAACCAAAattacggaaaaaaaaacaattcattgtagaaagtcttaataattttggatttattaaatttaaaaagaacacaaaCATTTGAAtgtagtttttttcaataaaagtgcaaattatgttctggacTTTAGAGTGCACGGGAAGTATCAGCCTTATTCCTCttagtttcttttcgtttcaagttttactcgattatttattctaatttttgtttgttttgggatttacttatttattgatGTTGATTTACGGCAGATTTACTCTTGAAAATCATTTGACTTTAGTTCTGTCCATTTTTGGCCTAATATAGctctttaaatttctttgaagaacatctatcctgatttttttttaaattaattattttttttcaatcgacGT is a window of Artemia franciscana chromosome 7, ASM3288406v1, whole genome shotgun sequence DNA encoding:
- the LOC136028646 gene encoding opsin-VA-like yields the protein MSFRQSSGTIIFIWVYSTGVTVPPVFGWGKFGEEYGGLSCSVIWKEKNSFSQYYVIYLFSFGLLLPLAVIVLSYSIILTAVNKKTNLHRSKLQTRITVMIGLMVASFLFTWSPYAIVALLETFGNGSHLQLYPSLVTVPSLFAKSSGLLNPFIYGCLNTQFQMAWRKILGLEQIHQAVTSKIDMSIPNCREANSQQISSVDGKLDESTNVNLDMIVFREVNIL